The genomic region ATCATGGCGATCGTGGGCCCGCTGGCCGCCCGCTTCGTGGAACCGCTCGTCCGGCTGATGCGCCGCCCGGTCAGACGGCCCGCTGTCCGGACCTCCGGCTCGGCCTAAGGCCACAAGGCACTGCACCGGCGCCAGGGCCGGCGCTGGAGGACGCCCCTAGGTGCCGGTGCCCAGATGCCCGGATGCAGATGCCGGTACTTAGATGTCGGTACGGTGGAAATTCAGGTGGCTGCGGCTGGCTGTGGGGCCGCGCTGGCCCTGGTAGCGGTTGCCGTACTCCCCGGACCCGTAGGGGTGCTCCGCCGCGGAGGAAAGCCGGAAGAAGCACAACTGGCCGATCTTCATTCCCGGCCACAGCTTGATGGGCAGTGTCGCCATATTGGACAGCTCGAGCGTGACGTGACCGGAGAACCCCGGGTCGATGAACCCCGCCGTCGAGTGCGTCAGGAGGCCGAGCCGGCCGAGCGAGGACTTGCCCTCAAGCCGGGCCGCAATGTCATCCGGAAGCGTCACGGTCTCGTACGTGGACCCGAGGACGAACTCCCCCGGGTGAAGGATGAACGGCTCACCGGACTCCACCTCCACGAGGCGGGTCAGCTCCGGCTGTTCCTCGGCCGGATCGATGTGGGCGTATTTGTGGTTGTCGAACAGGCGGAAGAACTTGTCGATCCTGACGTCCACCGAGGACGGCTGGACCATGGCGGAGTCGAAGGGTTCCAGGACAATCCGCTGGGAGTCGATTTCGGTTCGAATGTCGCGGTCAGAGATCAGCACAGGTTCAAAAATACCGCACGGGGCGAAACCCGGCTTCACGTACCGGCGCAGCAGCCCAGTGTTACTTCCCGGCTGGTCGCGATGAGCCAGCCGGGATGCGGCGGCCGCCAGCCAGTCAGTGGTCGGGGCCGGGTCGGGGCCGGGACGGGGCCGGGTCGTGGCCATGGCCGTCGGCCTGTCTATTCCGTGGCGGGCATATCTTCCAGGATGGACTTGAGCCGCTCGAGCTGGCCCACCTCGGCCTTCATCCGCCGGCGGAACGGGCTGGTCACCCGGACCAGGAATCCCTTGGGCTCGCAGTTCAGGGCAAAGCGGACGCGGGTGCTGGGGCCCTCCGTGCTCAGGTAGTAGCCCCCGTGCGGCCGGGCCGGCCCGACGATGACCTGGTATTGGATCTCCGCGCCTGGCCGGGCCTCGATGATTTCAAAATCGGCGGCCACGGGGCGGCCCCCGGGACCCGCGACCGTCTGCCGGTACACGGCGCCCTTGGCGCCGGCGGCGCCGGAAAGCAGCTCCACGCTCCGGACCCCTTCCCGCCACAGCGGCAGGTGGCCCGGGTCCAGGAGGAAGTTGTAAACGCTCATGGCGTCACGGTGAATGATGACGTCATACTCTGCGAATGCCACGAAAATCCTTGCTCGGCGGACAGCTAATGGGTGTAGCCCGCTTCCCCGGAACTGCAGCTAACCATTTCAGGATAGACAGCACTGGCCGCGGTCCCGGATCCCGTGGCGGGCTTTCGCCGAAGAGTGTCCGAAGAGTTATGCGACGGCGCGGAGTGTTACGGCGGCCCAGCATGTGTCCGGGCCGGGCGCGGACAAGTTGCAGGGCCCGGACAAGTTGCAGGGGCAGGGGCGGGCCGGGGCAGGACAGGGCCCGGCCGTGGACAGACAACGCGCGGACGTGACGTGTTCAACCTCGCGGCCAGACTGAGGTAATGTAAATCTCGTTGTTTCACCGGGGCAAAGTCCAGCATCTTGGACGGCCCCACTGCGGCTGTAGCTCAATGGTAGAGCGCTAGCTTCCCAAGCTTGATACGCGGGTTCGATTCCCGTCAGCCGCTCCAATCCTTCCCTGCGTTTCTCCCTGCGCTGCCGCGCCGCTCCCCCGGGCTGCCATTAGGTTGCTACCTGTATCGTCAGAAGTCAGGAACCTCTTCGGTTCCGCTACAGGAGCAATCATGGCTGACAAATCCCCCCGTCAAGCAGCATCCAAGAAATCCGGCAAATCCATCAAGGAAAAGCGCGCTGACAAGAGGGCCGCTTCAGCGCCGGCCAGCTCCCTGGACAAGGTGACCGCCACGAAGACGGCGAGCGCCAAGAAGAAGTGACCGGTTCCCCGAACCATCTCACCCTTGGCATCCTCGCCAGCACGCGAAAACCCGACGAGCGACGCCTCCCCATCCACCCCCTGCACCTGGACCGTATCGCGCCGGAGATCCGGGGCCAGCTGATCCTCGAGGAAGGCTACGGAGAGCGCTTCGGCCTTTCCGACACCGAGCTTGCGCCCCTCGTGGGGCGCATCGCCCGCCGGGAGCAGCTGCTGGCGGATGCCGACGTCGTCCTGCTGCCCAAGCCTCAGCCGGAAGACCTGGCCGAGCTCCGCGACGGGCAGGTCCTCTGGGGCTGGCCGCACTGCGTGCAGGACCGGGCCATCACCCAGCTGGCGATCGACAAGAAACTCACGCTGATCGCCTTCGAAGCCATGAACCACTGGGCCAGCGACGGCGGCTTCGGCCTTCACGTGTTCCATAAGAACAACGAGCTCGCCGGCTACTGCTCCGTGCTGCACTCCCTGGCCCTGACCGGTTCCACCGGAGACTACGGCCGCCGGCTGAGCGCCGTCGTCATCGGCTTCGGCGCGACGGCCCGCGGTGCGGTCACGGCCCTGAACGCCCACGGCGTCCACGACGTGCAAGTGCTGACCAACCGCGGGGTTGCCGCGGTGGGCTCGCCCATTCACTCGGTCCGGATTGCGCAGTTCGATCACGACAACGAGGCTCCGTTCCTCAGTGAGGTCATTACCGAGCGCGGGCGGGTGCCGCTGGCGCCGTTCCTCGCCGAGCGTGACATCGTGGTCAACTGCACCCTGCAAGACCCCAACGCGCCGCTGACCTACCTCCGCACCGAGGACCTGGCCGCATTCCGGCCCGGCAGCCTGATCGTGGACGTGTCCTGCGACGAGGGCATGGGCTTCAGCTGGGCGAAAACCACCACGTTCGCCGAGCCGATGTTCAAGGTCGGGGACCACATCGACTACTACGCCGTGGACCACAGCCCGTCCTACCTCTGGAATTCCTCCAGCTGGGAGATCAGCGAGGCACTGCTGCCGTTCCTCGAGACCGTGGTCGAGGGCCCCGACGCATGGACCGCGAACGAGACCATCCGCCGCGCGATTGAAATCCGCGACGGCGTGGTCCTGAACCCGGATGTGCTGCAGTTCCAGCAGCGGGAGCCGGAGTACCCGCACCTTCCCCTGTCGCGCTAGTACTCCCGGATTTCCGCGACGAAAAAGGACAGCCGCTGCGCGGATCCACGCAGCGGCTGTCCGGGAACGGCGCACAAAGCTAGGCCGTCCGGACAATCCGCAACAGCCGCCGCCGGTTCTTCAAGTCCACCTTGAGCATGAGCTGCCCGCGCCGGGCCAGGACGACGGCGACTGTCGCGGCGGCCAGCATCGGCACGCCGCCGGAGATCAGGACAGCGGTGTGCGGGTCCGCGTGCTCGGCGAGCCAGCCGACCATCGGGCCGCCGATCGCCTGACCGCCGATCAGCACCATGATGTACAGGCTCATGACGCGCCCGCGGATCGCGAGGTTGGCGCTGACCTGGACCAGCTGGTTCGCCGCGGTGAGGAACATCAGGCACCAGAAGCCGGCAAGCACCATGGCCGCGCCGAACCAGGGCATGGACGGCGCCAGGGATGCCAAACACAGCATGAGCCCGTACATCCCGGCGCCCAGGACCACCGAGCGCAGCCGCAGTTCGCGCCGCCGGGCCGAGGTAATGGCGCCGGCCAGGGCGCCGAGGGCAACGAGGGTGTTGAGCAGGCCGTAGCCGCCGGCACCGGCGTCGTACACATGGTCGGCGAACGCGGCCAGCAGCACCGGAAGGCTCATCGCGAACACCGCGACAAACCCTGCCATCAGCCAGGGCCAGTAGATCGTGGGCTTGCTGAGGGCGTAGTCCAGGCCTTCCCTCAGCATGCCGCGGCGTTTGGAGACCGGGACGCTGACATGCAGCTGGTCCTTGCGCAGGCTCAGGAGCATGGCCACGGTGAAGCAGCAGGCCACCGCGTTGGCGGCAAAGGCCCAGCCCGCGCCGACGGCGGTCAGCAGGAGCCCTGCCAGCGCCGGACCGATCAGGCCGCCGAGCTGGAAGATCGTCGAGTTCACACTGATCGCGTTGCGCAGGTAGCCGGGGCCGACGAGTTCGTTGACGAACACCTGGCGGGCGGGCTGGTCCAGCACGGTCACGAAGCCCAGGACCAGGGCGATCGCATAGACGTGCCCGACCTCGATCCGCTGGCTCAGGGCCAGCGCGGCGAGGACCGCGGCCAGCACGGCGGCCACCGACTGGCACAGCATGAGGATCTTCCGCTTCGGGAAGCGGTCCGCCATCATGCCGGCCCACGGGCCGAGGAACAGCGACGGCAGGAACTGCAAAGCCACGGTGATGCCGACGGCGGTGACGGATCCGGAGAGCTGGAGCACCAGCCAGTCCTGGGCGATCCGCTGCATCCACAGCGCGATCACGGCGATGAAGTGGCCGATCGCGAAGACCCGGAAGTTGCGGATCTTCAGCGAGATGAACGTATGGCGCCACGGCAGGCGCTGGGTGACGACGGCGATGGGTTGGGTGATGGTGTCCGGCAAGGAAGCTGCGTTCGCCTCAAGCGGCGGAGGGGGAGCCACGGAAATGTCCTCAAAAGAGCGGGTGAGCGGGATGGACTTAACGCTAGGCTGGCCCCAGACGATTGTGGAAGCCTATTCCCCGCATAACTCGCATTACAGATCGCAATGCAATGTCAGCGGCATCCGATTCGGGAGACCCTCATGTTCGAACCTGCCCAGCTCCGTTCGTTCCTGGCGGTGGCCGAAACCCTGAGTTTCACCAAGGCCGCAGAACGCCTCGGCCTGGCCCAGCCGACCGTCAGCCAGCATGTGCGCAAACTGGAGTCCGCCGCCAAGCGGGTGCTCGTTGCACGGGACACCCGGGACGTGCGGCTGACGGACAATGGCGACGCCATGGCCGGGTTTGCCCGGAACATCCTCGCCGCGCACGACGCCGCCTCCCGCTATTTCTCCGGATCCGCCATGCGCGGCCGGCTGCGCTTTGGCACGGCCGACGATCTCGCCATCACCGGGCTGCCCCGCATCCTCCGGGAGTTCCGGCAGATTTATCCGCAGATCAATCTCGAGCTCACGGTGGGCCAGAGCGACCAGCTCTACAAGCGCCTGAATGCGGGCCAGCTGGACCTTGTGTTTGTGAAGTGGGTGGCCGGGGCCAAGGACGGGACAGTGGTCCAGCAGGATGCCTTCGCCTGGGTCGGCCTGGAACAGACCGTGCTGGATCCGGCCGGTCCGGTGCCGCTGATCGCGTACCCCTCCCCCAGCCTCAGCCGGAAGCTTGCGATCGATGCCCTTGAGTCCACCGGCCGGACCTGGCGGATCACCTGCACCACGCGGCAGATCAGCGGCGTGCTGGCCGCGGTCCGGGCCGGCATCGGGGTGGCGGTCATGCCGTCCTCCCTGGTGCCGGACGACCTGAAAATCATCACCCGGCGCTTCGACCTGCCGCCCGTAGGTGATGTCGATTTCACCCTCATCCGCAACCCGCTGGCCAATACCGAGGTGATCGATGCCCTCACCCAGGCGATCGTGGGCCGGACCCTGAAACGCCCGGCCTGAGGCGGCTGATTGCCCGTTCGAGGCGGCGCCGCCGACTCGTCACGCGGTCAGGCAACCGCTCCCGGCAGCCCCCGGCGCGGCCACAGCGCCGTCGCGGTACTTACCCTGAGTGCTACCCGCACGGGGAAGACTACTTACTTGACCATTGAACGATGCAGGTACTTCATCTATCCTGTCATTACCTAAGATCAACTGTTCGAGGTCAAGCAGAGGCCCACGACAACGATTCGAAAAATCGAACGCTGTCCGCGCTGCTGCCGCATGGCTGGCGCCGGGGCGTTCGGGATAGGCCGCCAATGATGCCAGCTGTAAACCATTCCCGTATCCCCTTAGCCGCTTCACCACGTGCGCCGAAGGCCGCCCATCCGGCAATCGCGCCAGCGTACCCGGCGGCGGCAATGCACCACCCCGGCCCTGCCATCCAGCACGCCGGCGTGACGCAGCATGCCAGCGCCGTTCAGCACGCCAGCCCGGACCGCCGGGGAATCCGCCCCGCCACTTTGGCGGAGTCCGAATACGTTGCCAGTCCGTATTGCGAACGCTGCGGCACCGACGAATTCATTTACCTTGAGACCTTCGTGCCCGCCACGCACCGCCGGGACGGCTCGGTCAGCAAACTCGGCGAGGTCACCTACTTCTGCTCGGGTTGCGACGATTTCTCCGCCCACGCGGTCCCCGCCTCATGGGTGCCGCCAGGCTGGTACTTCGGCTAAGCGGCACGCCGACTCGGTCCGGCGCATAACGTCCCCGCAGCCCTGAAGCTTTCACGCCTTCGCCGCTTAACGCCGTCGCCGCCGTGCACGCACCTCACGGTGCCTGCACGGCGGCGACGGCGTTTTAGCACGCCCGGGTTACGGTTTTAGCAGTTCCCTGCTAGATGAGTGCGTCCGAGATGTGGTTGGGCGTGCCGAAGCGGTGGGCCGTGATGCTGATGGCCTGCTCGTGCAGGAACGGCAGCAGCTCCACGCGCCCGGCTTCCGTGACCGGGTGGAAGTAGACGGCCAGGTCGGGGCGGCCGCCGGTGGCCTCGGCCAGTGCCCTGGCGTCCCCGCCGATCAGCCGGATCCGGGCGCCGGACAGTTTGCCCGCCGCGGCGAGCCTGCCGGCGGAAGCCAGCCAGTCGGCGTCGTTCTCCACGGTGGCGGTGATGCCGAGCCCGGACAGGACGGCGCGCAGCTGGGCGGGCAGTTCGACGGCGGCGGAGACCGTCAGCGCGGACCCGGCGAGGACACCGGCGGCGACGGTCCGGACGAGGTCGGCAAGGGGTTCGCCTTCGGCCAGGCGGACCGTGACCGGCAGCGGGCGGTAGCGGAAGACGTTGCGCTCGGCGCTGAGACCCGAGACGTCCTTGGCGGTGCCGAACTCCTCGGCCCAGGCCCGGGCGTCGGAGGCCAGCGCGCGCTGCAGCGGCGCCAGTTCCCCGGCAGTCAGGAAGCCCTTGGCCGCGTCCTCGATCCGGCGCACTCCAGAGTGGGCGGCGGTGCCGGCGGCGGCGGGCTTGCTGACCCATTCGCCGAGGCCGACGAGGTAGTTCGGTCCGCCGGCCTTGGTGCCGGCGCCGACGGCGGATTTCTTCCAGCCGCCGAAGGGCTGGCGCTGGACGATCGCGCCGGTGATGCCGCGGTTGACGTAAAGGTTGCCGGCCTGGATGGTGTCCAGCCAGATGCCCAGTTCCTCGCTGTTGAGCGAGTGCAGGCCCGCGGTGAGGCCGTAGTCGATCTGGTTCTGGATCGCGATGGCGTCCTCAAGGGTTTCCGCGGTCATGACGCCGAGGACGGGACCGAAGAACTCGGTGAGGTGGAAGTAGGATCCGCGCCGGACGCCGGAGCGCACGCCGGGGCTCCAGAGCTTGCCCGTGTCGTCCAGCTTCCGCGGTTCCACGGCCCAGGTCTCACCCTCGCCGAGAGTGGTGAGGGCGTTGAGGAGCTTGCCGTTGGCGGGCTCGATGATCGGGCCCATCTGGCTTGTCGGGTCTTCCGGGTAGCCGACCTTCAGCGAGGTGACGGCGTCAATGAGCTGGTTGTGGAAGCGCTTGGACGTGGCCACCGATCCGACGAGGATCACGAGCGACGCGGCGGAGCACTTCTGGCCGGCGTGGCCGAACGCGGAGTACGCCACGTCCTTGGCCGCGAGGTCCAGGTCCGCGCTGGGGGTGACGATGATGGCGTTCTTGCCGCTGGTTTCGGCCAGCAGCGGCAGGTCTTTGCGGAAGGAGCGGAAGAGCTCGGCGGTCTCGTAGCCGCCGGTCAGGATGACGCGGTCCACGGCCGGGTGGGAGACCAGCTGACGGCCGAGTTCCCGCTCGCCCAGCTGGACCATGGTGAGGACGTCGCGCGGAACGCCGGCCTCCCAGAGAGCCTCGATCATGACCGCACCGCTGCGGCGGGCCTGCTTGGCGGGCTTGATCACGACGGCAGAGCCCGCGGCGAGGGCCGCCAGGGTGGAACCGGCCGGGATGGCGACGGGGAAGTTCCACGGCGGCGTCACGACGGTGAGCTTGGCCGGGACGAAGGCGGCGCCGTCGACGGCGTCGAGCTTGCGGGCCGATTCGGCGTAGTAGTGCGCGAAGTCGACGGCCTCGCTGACCTCAGGATCGCCCTGGTCAATCGTCTTGCCGGTTTCGCTGGCCATAACCTCGAGGAGGTCGGCGCGGCGGGCCTCGAGGACGTCGCCGGCGCGGTGCAGGATCTCGGCGCGCTCGGCGCCGGAGAGTGCACCCCAGGCCTTGCCCTTCTCGAGGGCGGTGCCGATGACCGAGTTCAGGGTCGCCTCGTCGTTGATCATGGCGGCCTCGACGGCGGCGTTGCCCAGCGTGGAGGTCGCCACGCGGCCCAGGATGGCGCGGCCCCAGTCGCGGTTCGCGGGCAGTGAGGGATCCGTGTCCGGCGTGTTCTCGAACGAGTCGCGGGGCAGCGGCGCGGCCGGGAGGGCGCGGTTCTGCCGGCGGTTCGGGCCCGGGACCTCGTCGTCGAGCTTGGCGAGGGAGGCGAGGAAGCGCTGCTTCTCGCGCTCGAAGAGCGATTCGTTTTCAGAAAGCTCGAAGACGGCGGACATGAAGTTGTCCTGGCTGGCGCCCTCTTCGAGGCGGCGGATCAGGTAGGCGATCGCGACGTCGAACTCGGCGGGGTGGACCACCGGGGTGTAGAGCAGGAGGGAACCGACGTCCTTCTTGACGGCTTCGGCCTGGCCCTGGGCCATGCCGAGGAGCATCTCGAATTCGATGCTCGGCTGTGCGGTATCCGCGATGCCGCGCTGCTTGGCCAGCAGCCAGGCGAAGGCGATGTCGAAGAGGTTGTGGCCGGCGACGCCGATCCGGATGTTGCGGATCCGGTCCGGGTGCAGCGAGTAGTTGATGACCCGCTTGTAGTTGGTGTCCGAGTCCTGCTTGGTGTTCCAGGTGGCGAGCGGCCAGTCGTGCAGGGAGGCCTCCACCTGCTCCATCGGCAGGTTGGCGCCCTTGACCACACGGACCTTGATCGCGGCGCCGCCGTCGGCGCGGCGGGCCGCGGCCCAGTCCTGCAGGCGGATCATGGCGGCGAGGGCGTCCGGCAGGTAGGCCTGGAGCACGATGCCGGCCTCGAGGTTCTTGAACTCGGGCTTGTCCAGGATCCGAGTGAAGACCGCGATGGTCATGTCCAGGTCCTTGTATTCCTCCATGTCCAGGTTGATGAACTTGGCGGTCTTTCCCGCGCCAGTGCCTGACGCGCCGTCGGCAAAGGAGGCGGCGCGGGTGAAGAGCGGGGTGAGCTTCTCCACGACGTGCTCCACGGCCTCGTCGAAGGCCCACGCGGAGTGCGGGGCCACCGTGGAGGAGACCTTGATGGAAACGTAGTCCACGTCCGGGCGGGACAGCAGGGCGTGGGTTCCCTCAAGCCGTCGGGAGGCCTCGTGCTCGCCGAGCACGGCCTCGCCGAGGAGGTTGACGTTGAGCTTGATGCCGTCCTTGCGGATCTTGGCGATGGCCGGGCCCAGCTTGGCGTCGGTGGCGTCGACAATGAGGTGGCCGACCATTTCGCGGAGCACGCGGCGGGCGACCGGGATGACCACCTGCGGCAGGACCGGAGCCATGGTTCCGCCGAGGCGGACCGCGCTGCGCATGTACCAGGGCAGGAACGCCGGGACCTTGGGGGCGAGGGCGGCGAGGTTGCGGGCGGCGACCTGGAGGTCCTCCGGACGGACGACGCCGTCGACGAATCCGACCGTGAAGTCCAGGCCGTTGGGGTCCTTCAGGACGCCGGCGAGCTGTTCGGCCGAGGCGTCGACCGGAACCTTGGCGGCTTCGGTGAGCCAGTGGCGCACCAGCGCGATGGTGTCCTCGGCCAGGGCCGCGGCTTCGAGGACCGTGGAGCCTTCCGAGACGGCGGCGTGTGTGGCTTCGTTGCCTGCGGCCTTGCCGGTGGTTGCGCCGGATTCCGTGGAGATGTTGGTCATGGCTGGAACTCGTTCTTTCTCAAGATGTGGACCTCTTATGAATCAGTATGCGACCGGATTCTCATAAGATAAAGCGATGTTTTCCGAGCAATACCGGTTAGGAAAACCGATGCTTCCTTGCCCCGTCCGAACGTTCGGAAACCACCCCGGACGCACCCTCGTTTCCCGCACCTTTTCAGGCGGCGCCCCCTTACTTCCTGCGCCGCATCCTGCCCCGCTTCCTGCGCCGAAAATCGGCGAACCCCCTCCCGGGAAATGGGGAGGGGGTTCGCCGGTACGGGAGCGGACGTGAGAGAGCGTTGGGCGGTCATGCCAGGGGGCGGTGCATCTCCACGATTTCCTCGTGCCGCGGGCTGTCCGGGTTCATCAGCGAGTTCTTGCGGCCGTAGGTGAAGTAGATGATGAGGCCGACCACGAGCCAGACCCCGAACCGAACCCAGGTCTCCCAGTGCAGCTGGAACATCAGGAACAGCGAGGCGAACACACCGAACGCGGGGACCAGGGGCATCAGCGGCAGGCGGAAGGTCCGCGGGGCATCGGGCTTCTTGTAGCGGAACACGATAACGGACAAGCAGACGACGACGAACGCGGCCAGGATGCCGATGTTGGTCAGGTCCGCCACGGCTTTGATCGGAAGGATGCCGGCCAGGATAGCGGCCCCGGCGCCGGCGATCCAGGTCACGCGCTGCGGCGTGCCGTGCCGGTCTGTCTTGGCGAACCAGCCCGGCAGGAGGCCGTCGCGGCTCATCGAGAACCAGACGCGGGTGACGCCGAGGAGGAAGGTCAGCATTACGGTGAGGATGGACAGGACCGCGAACACGGAGATGATCGTTGCGATCACCGGCAGCCCGACGCTGTTGAAGGCGGAGGCGAAGCCGGCCTTGGGGTCAATCTCCGTGTAGTGCTGCATTCCGGTGAGCACCAGGGTGGCGGCGACGTAGAGCAGCATGGCGATGATCAGCGAGTAGATGATCGCCTTCGGCATGTGCTTCTTGCCGTCCGTCGCTTCCTCCGCCGCGGTGCTCATGGCGTCGTAGCCGAACACGGCGAAGAACACCGTGGCGGAGCCGGCCACCACGGGGCCGAAGCCGCTGGGCATGAAGGGGTCGTAATTTTTGGTGTTGATGTAGAAGATGCCCAGGCCGATGATGAACAGGATCAGGACGACTTTGATGGCGACGGCGACCAGTTCGAAGCGCCCAAAGGTCTTCGTGCCGCGCGAGAGGATCCAGGTCACCAGCAGGCAGACGAGGATAGCGGGAAGGTTGATGATGCCACCCGTTCCCTCATCCGGCGTCGCTGTCATCCAGGCGGGCATGTGGATGCCGATGCCGGAAAGGAAGGCATCGAAGTAGCCCGAGATGCCGATGGCCACCACCGCCACGATCGCGATGTACTCCAGCAGCAGGTCCCACCCGATGAACCAGCCGATCACCTCGCCGAGGGCAACGTAGCCGTAGGTATATGCCGAGCCGGCCCGCGGGATCATGCCGGCGAATTCGGCGTAGGACAGCGCCGCGGCGGCGGATGCCAGTCCGGCGATCAGGAACGAGACGAGCACCGCCGGGCCGACGCCGGGCTCGCTCGCACTGCCGTGGGCCACAAGGCCCGCCAGCGAGAAGATGCCGACGCCGATAATACCGCCGACGCCGATGGCCGTCAGCTGCCAGAGCCCCAGGCTCCTGTGCAATCCGCTGTGTTTGTTTTCTTCTTCAATGTCGTCGATGGGCTTGCGCCGCATGATCGACCGCGCCAAATCTTGTGTAGCCACCAGGGCCTCCTATTTAGGTGTGATGCCCATCAATCCACCCTGTGATGGGGGTTACCGAGCGACAACAGTATGCAAGCCCGATTGCATTAGATAAAGTGAATTCTCTTAATCAGTAACCATTAGAATTCCCGAAGGGATAGCGATGCTCGACGTCCGGCGTTTGCGACTGCTGCGCGAACTGAAGATCCGGGGCACACTGGCCGAAGTGGCCGAAGCGCTCCAGTACAGTCCATCGTCAGTCTCCCAGCAACTGGCCCTCCTTGAGAAGGAGGCCGGGGTGGAACTCCTCCGGAAAACTGGGCGCCGTGTGCAACTGACGCCGCAGGCGGAAGTCCTCGTGGCCCATACGTCCCAGCTCCTCGAGACGCTGGAACAGGCCGAGGCCGACCTGGCCGCCTCGCTGACCACAGTCACAGGTACTGTACGGATTGCGGTGTTTCAGTCCGCCGCACTGGCTCTCATGCCCGGAGCACTGACCCGGATGTCCGCCAGCTACCCGGAAGTACGGGTCGAAATGACCCAGCGGGAGCCGGAAACGGCCCTCCACGAGACGTGGGCCCGGGACTTCGATCTTGTGATCGCCGAGCAGTACCCCGGCCACGCCGCCCCGCACTACGCCGAGCTGGACCGCGTGGCCCTGACCAGGGACGCCATCCGGCTCGCCGTTCCGCCTTCCTCTCCGGAGCGACCTGCCATCAGGACGCTGGCGGACACCGCCGGGCTGCCCTGGGTGATGGAACCCCGCGGGGCGGCCTCCCGGCACTGGGCCGAGCAGGCCTGCCGGAGCGCCGGGTTTGAGCCCGACGTGCGCTTTGAAACCGCCGACCTGCAGGCCCAGATCCGGCTGATCGAATCCGGAAATGCGGTGGCCCTCATGCCCGACCTCGTGTGGACCGGGCGTGGCACCAGCGCGCAGCTCCTGGACCTGCCCGGGGATCCGCACCGGACGGTATTCACCTCCGTGCGGCGGTCCAGCGCCAAGCGTCCGGCACTCCTGGCGGCCCGGGAAATCCTGGCGGCGACGGCGGCATCCATCGTCCCGGCGACGGCGGCCGGCGCGCTCGATCCGGCCCCTGCGGACCGGCCCGCCTGACGCGCCGCGCGACCGGCCCGCGCGCCGGTTGCGTGTGCGGTGGGCCACAGCGCGCGCGGCGGCCCCGCGTTAGACTGGTGACGTTATGAATCGCACAATATTCAAATCCAAGATCCACCGCGCGACGGTCACGCACGCGGACCTTCACTATGTCGGTTCGGTCACCGTCGACCTGGATCTGCTGGAGGCGGCCGA from Arthrobacter sp. NicSoilB8 harbors:
- a CDS encoding LysR family transcriptional regulator, which gives rise to MLDVRRLRLLRELKIRGTLAEVAEALQYSPSSVSQQLALLEKEAGVELLRKTGRRVQLTPQAEVLVAHTSQLLETLEQAEADLAASLTTVTGTVRIAVFQSAALALMPGALTRMSASYPEVRVEMTQREPETALHETWARDFDLVIAEQYPGHAAPHYAELDRVALTRDAIRLAVPPSSPERPAIRTLADTAGLPWVMEPRGAASRHWAEQACRSAGFEPDVRFETADLQAQIRLIESGNAVALMPDLVWTGRGTSAQLLDLPGDPHRTVFTSVRRSSAKRPALLAAREILAATAASIVPATAAGALDPAPADRPA
- a CDS encoding bifunctional proline dehydrogenase/L-glutamate gamma-semialdehyde dehydrogenase, whose protein sequence is MTNISTESGATTGKAAGNEATHAAVSEGSTVLEAAALAEDTIALVRHWLTEAAKVPVDASAEQLAGVLKDPNGLDFTVGFVDGVVRPEDLQVAARNLAALAPKVPAFLPWYMRSAVRLGGTMAPVLPQVVIPVARRVLREMVGHLIVDATDAKLGPAIAKIRKDGIKLNVNLLGEAVLGEHEASRRLEGTHALLSRPDVDYVSIKVSSTVAPHSAWAFDEAVEHVVEKLTPLFTRAASFADGASGTGAGKTAKFINLDMEEYKDLDMTIAVFTRILDKPEFKNLEAGIVLQAYLPDALAAMIRLQDWAAARRADGGAAIKVRVVKGANLPMEQVEASLHDWPLATWNTKQDSDTNYKRVINYSLHPDRIRNIRIGVAGHNLFDIAFAWLLAKQRGIADTAQPSIEFEMLLGMAQGQAEAVKKDVGSLLLYTPVVHPAEFDVAIAYLIRRLEEGASQDNFMSAVFELSENESLFEREKQRFLASLAKLDDEVPGPNRRQNRALPAAPLPRDSFENTPDTDPSLPANRDWGRAILGRVATSTLGNAAVEAAMINDEATLNSVIGTALEKGKAWGALSGAERAEILHRAGDVLEARRADLLEVMASETGKTIDQGDPEVSEAVDFAHYYAESARKLDAVDGAAFVPAKLTVVTPPWNFPVAIPAGSTLAALAAGSAVVIKPAKQARRSGAVMIEALWEAGVPRDVLTMVQLGERELGRQLVSHPAVDRVILTGGYETAELFRSFRKDLPLLAETSGKNAIIVTPSADLDLAAKDVAYSAFGHAGQKCSAASLVILVGSVATSKRFHNQLIDAVTSLKVGYPEDPTSQMGPIIEPANGKLLNALTTLGEGETWAVEPRKLDDTGKLWSPGVRSGVRRGSYFHLTEFFGPVLGVMTAETLEDAIAIQNQIDYGLTAGLHSLNSEELGIWLDTIQAGNLYVNRGITGAIVQRQPFGGWKKSAVGAGTKAGGPNYLVGLGEWVSKPAAAGTAAHSGVRRIEDAAKGFLTAGELAPLQRALASDARAWAEEFGTAKDVSGLSAERNVFRYRPLPVTVRLAEGEPLADLVRTVAAGVLAGSALTVSAAVELPAQLRAVLSGLGITATVENDADWLASAGRLAAAGKLSGARIRLIGGDARALAEATGGRPDLAVYFHPVTEAGRVELLPFLHEQAISITAHRFGTPNHISDALI
- a CDS encoding amino acid permease, which codes for MRRKPIDDIEEENKHSGLHRSLGLWQLTAIGVGGIIGVGIFSLAGLVAHGSASEPGVGPAVLVSFLIAGLASAAAALSYAEFAGMIPRAGSAYTYGYVALGEVIGWFIGWDLLLEYIAIVAVVAIGISGYFDAFLSGIGIHMPAWMTATPDEGTGGIINLPAILVCLLVTWILSRGTKTFGRFELVAVAIKVVLILFIIGLGIFYINTKNYDPFMPSGFGPVVAGSATVFFAVFGYDAMSTAAEEATDGKKHMPKAIIYSLIIAMLLYVAATLVLTGMQHYTEIDPKAGFASAFNSVGLPVIATIISVFAVLSILTVMLTFLLGVTRVWFSMSRDGLLPGWFAKTDRHGTPQRVTWIAGAGAAILAGILPIKAVADLTNIGILAAFVVVCLSVIVFRYKKPDAPRTFRLPLMPLVPAFGVFASLFLMFQLHWETWVRFGVWLVVGLIIYFTYGRKNSLMNPDSPRHEEIVEMHRPLA